A genomic segment from Capra hircus breed San Clemente chromosome 15, ASM170441v1, whole genome shotgun sequence encodes:
- the LOC102184268 gene encoding olfactory receptor 52A5-like: MLGPNGSVFMPSVLTLIGIPGLESVQCWIGIPFCVMYLMAVIGNTLILVIIKYENSLHSPMYIFLAMLGATDIALSTCILPKMLGIFWFHLIEISFEACLLQMWLLHSFQGIESGVLLAMALDRYVAICNPLRHASIFSQKLLTHIGVGVTLRAAILGAPCLVLIKYRLKFYRTTVVSHSYCEHMAIVKLAIEDTRINKIYGLFVAFTILGFDIIFITLSYIQIFVTIFQLPQKEARLKAFNTCIAHICVFLQFYLLGFFSFFTHRFGSHIPPYVHILLSNLYLLLPPFLNPIVYGVKTKQIRDHVLTIFVCSKRFNH; encoded by the coding sequence ATGCTGGGACCCAATGGCTCAGTCTTCATGCCCTCTGTATTAACACTCATCGGGATTCCTGGCCTGGAGTCAGTGCAATGCTGGATCGGGATTCCATTCTGTGTCATGTACCTTATGGCAGTAATTGGGAATACTCTAATTTTGGTGATAATCAAATATGAAAACAGCCTCCATAGTCCTATGTACATTTTTCTTGCTATGTTGGGGGCCACAGACATTGCACTTAGCACTTGTATTCTCCCCAAAATGTTAGGCATCTTCTGGTTTCATTTGATAGAGATTTCTTTTGAAGCCTGTCTTCTACAAATGTGGCTTCTTCACTCATTCCAGGGAATTGAATCCGGTGTCCTATTGGCGATGGCCCTAgatcgctatgtggccatctgtaatCCCTTGAGACATGCCAGCATCTTCTCCCAAAAACTCTTGACTCACATTGGGGTTGGGGTGACACTCAGGGCTGCCATACTTGGTGCACCATGCCTGGTACTAATCAAATATCGTCTCAAATTCTACCGAACCACAGTCGTCTCCCACTCTTACTGTGAGCACATGGCCATTGTGAAGCTGGCTATTGAAGATACACGGATCAACAAGATCTATGGTCTATTTGTTGCCTTCACTATCTTAGGATTTGACATAATCTTTATCACCTTGTCCTACATTCAGATCTTTGTCACCATCTTTCAACTGCCCCAGAAGGAGGCAAGATTGAAAGCCTTTAATACATGCATCGCTCATATTTGTGTCTTCCTGCAGTTCTACCTCCTtggcttcttctctttcttcacaCACAGATTTGGTTCTCATATTCCACCATACGTTCATATCCTTTTATCTAACCTTTACCTGTTACTCCCACCTTTTCTCAACCCAATCGTCTATGGAGTGAAGACCAAACAAATCCGTGACCATGTGCTAACAATATTTGTATGCTCCAAACGTTTTAATCATTAG